Proteins co-encoded in one Pseudochaenichthys georgianus chromosome 22, fPseGeo1.2, whole genome shotgun sequence genomic window:
- the pth2 gene encoding tuberoinfundibular peptide of 39 residues — MSDLLAFPRMSFLLLCILGMILVTSGFPQHRLHLRSDSEEPQREEWDVLFPSISLRDWSIEIMSAPSLGAAANSKAGLMREAWLFGRERAEKSVRGAWPAEWTHGASMKRNMVVADDAAFREKSKLLTSMERQKWLNSYMQKLLVVNSS, encoded by the exons ATGTCTGATCTGCTGGCGTTTCCCCGGATGTCCTTCCTgttgctttgcattctgggtatgATCTTGGTGACATCTGGCTTTCCTCAGCATCGACTTCATCTCAG AAGTGATTCAGAGGAACCTCAACGAGAGGAATGGGATGTTCTCTTCCCCTCCATCTCTCTCCGTGATTGGAGCATTGAAATTATGTCAGCGCCCAGCCTCGGCGCAGCAGCCAATAGCAAGGCAGGACTGATGAGAGAGGCGTGGCTGTTTGGCCGTGAGAGGGCAGAGAAAAG CGTGCGGGGGGCGTGGCCTGCAGAGTGGACGCACGGTGCCAGCATGAAGAGGAACATGGTGGTGGCGGACGACGCTGCCTTCAGGGAGAAGAGTAAACTCCTCACATCCATGGAGAGACAGAAGTGGCTCAACTCCTACATGCAGAAACTACTGGTAGTGAATTCATCGTGA